Within Pseudomonas sp. LBUM920, the genomic segment ACTATCGGTGCCATTTATGTGTGCAATTCATATTTCACCGCACCAAAACGTAACACCCCTCCCCGCGTGCTGTTTGCCTATCCAATAGCGCGCCTCCCCATTTAAAAATAAATACCTGTTCAAACGGTCAATTTATATCGCTTTAAATTCAGATAGTTATTTTAATAATCACTAAAAACGAAATTAAACACCGTTTTTATAGATCGAAAACTGGCACGCATGTGGCTTAAGGTGAATTACGCTTTGTATACAATAAATACAAAACCTACATACACTTTGCCATCTGCGACGTTGCAGCAGATGCGCCGGAGCCTGCCGGAATGCGTACAAGCCTCTCGAATAACATCGCACTGGATCTGCCCTCCTCCGTCCTGAACCCTGTGGCCGCAAGCCCCGGCCCGCTCGTGCTCAGCCCGCGCTTGCACAACAAAGACCTGACGCCCACCAAGGTTGAAGGCCGACGTTGGGGCCGCTACAGCATCTTTGCGCTGTGGACCAATGACGTGCACAACATCGCCAACTATTCGTTTGCCATCGGCCTGTATGCCTTGGGCCTTGGCGGCTGGCAGATTCTGATGTCGCTGGGGATCGGCGCAGCGCTGGTGTATTTCTTCATGAACTTGTCGGGGTTTATGGGCCAGAAGACCGGAGTGCCCTTCCCGGTGATCAGCCGCATCAGTTTCGGCATCCACGGTGCACAGATTCCGGCGCTGATTCGTGCGGTCATTGCGATTGCCTGGTTTGGTATCCAGACCTACCTGGCCTCGGTGGTTTTCCGCGTGCTGCTGTCGGCCATTCATCCAGGATTTGCCGACTATGACCACAACTCCATCCTCGGCCTGTCGACCCTCGGTTGGGCCTGTTTCGTGGCGATCTGGTTTGTGCAGCTGGTGATCCTGGCTTACGGCATGGAAATGGTGCGCCGCTACGAGGCGTTCGCCGGGCCGGTGATTCTGGTGACGGTGGCCTCGCTCGCCGGTTGGATGTACTTCCAGGTCGGCGGCAATATTGCCTGGTCGATCCGCGAGCCGCTGAGCGGCGGCGAGATGTGGCGCAATATCTTTGCCGGTGGCGCGTTGTGGCTGACGATCTACGGCACGCTGATCCTCAATTTCTGCGACTTCGCCCGCTCCTCTCCCTGCCGCAAGACCATTCTGGTCGGCAACTTCTGGGGCTTGCCGGTGAATATCCTGGTGTTTGCCGCAATCACCGTGCTGCTCTGCGGCGGGCAGTTCCAGCTCAATGGCCGGGTGATCGAAAGCCCGACCGAAATCATCGCAGCCATTCCCAATACCTTCTTCCTGGTGCTCGGCTGCCTGGCCTTCCTGATCGTTACCGTGGCCGTCAACATCATGGCCAACTTCGTCGCCCCCGCGTTTGTGCTCAGCAACCTGGCGCCCAAGTACCTGAACTTTCGGCGCGCCGGGTTGATCAGCGCCACGCTGGCAGTGCTGATCCTGCCGTGGAACCTCTACAACAGCCCGCTGGTGATCGTGTATTTCCTCTCGGGCCTGGGCGCACTGCTGGGGCCGCTTTACGGGGTGATCATGGTCGATTACTGGCTGATCCGTAAAAGCCAGGTGGACGTATTGCAGCTGTATAGCGAAGACCCCAATGGCGTTTATTACTACAGCCGCGGAGTCAATTTACGTGCGGTCGCGGCATTTATTCCCGCAGCGGTGATCGCAATTCTGCTGGCGCTGTTGCCCGGTTTTGCCAGCGTCGCCCCGTTTTCCTGGCTGTTTGGCGCCGGTATTGCAGGGCTGTTGTACCTCTTGATCGCCAAGCGTCGGCCGCACTACGCCGATGTCAGCGGCGAAAGCATTGCAGTCGATAACGTCAGTCATTAATCAAGGACATTCCATGCGTATCCTCGTGGTCAACGTCAACACCACCGAATCCATCACTGAAACCATTGCCCAGCAGGCGCGGGCCGTCGCCTCGCCAGGCACTGAGATTGTCGGGCTCACGCCGTACTTCGGCGCCGAATCAGTGGAAGGCAATTTCGAAAGCTACCTGGCCGCCATCGCGGTGATGGACCGCGTGATGGCCTACGACCAGCCGTTTGATGCGGTGATCCAGGCCGGCTATGGCGAACATGGCCGTGAAGGGTTGCAGGAGCTGTTGAACGTGCCAGTGGTGGACATCACGGAAGCAGCCGCCAGCACAGCAATGTTCCTGGGACATGCCTATTCAGTAGTCACCACCCTGGATCGCACCGTGCCCCTGATTGAAGACCGCCTGAAACTCGCCGGCCTGTACCAGCGCTGCGCCTCGGTACGCGCCAGTGGCATGGCAGTCCTGGAACTGGAAGAAGACCCGCTGGCGGCGATGGAAGCCATCGTGCGTCAGGCGGAACGGGCCATTCACGAAGACAAGGCGGAGGTGATCTGCCTGGGCTGCGGCGGCATGGCCGGGCTGGATGAACAGATTCGCCAGCGCACCGGCGTGCCGGTGGTGGATGGGGTGACGGCCGCGGTGACCATTGCCGAATCGCTGGTGCGGCTGGGGTTGTCGACGTCGAAGATCAGGACGTATGCCACGCCGAGGCCGAAGAAAGTGATTGGCTGGCCGGGTCAATTCGGCCGGTAGACCGCTCCGCCTGCATCGCGGGCAAGCCCGGCGCCCACAGGGGAATGCGATTAAAAGTGGGCGCCGGGCTTGCCCGCGATGGCCGCGCCTCGGTAGGCCGCCGTGATCAAATGGCGCTGAACCGTCGCCCCAGTTGCTGCTCGGCAAACTGCTCAATGATGAAATCCACAAACACCCGGGTCTTGCCGGGCAGCAGTTTGTGCTCGGC encodes:
- a CDS encoding NCS1 family nucleobase:cation symporter-1, which encodes MRTSLSNNIALDLPSSVLNPVAASPGPLVLSPRLHNKDLTPTKVEGRRWGRYSIFALWTNDVHNIANYSFAIGLYALGLGGWQILMSLGIGAALVYFFMNLSGFMGQKTGVPFPVISRISFGIHGAQIPALIRAVIAIAWFGIQTYLASVVFRVLLSAIHPGFADYDHNSILGLSTLGWACFVAIWFVQLVILAYGMEMVRRYEAFAGPVILVTVASLAGWMYFQVGGNIAWSIREPLSGGEMWRNIFAGGALWLTIYGTLILNFCDFARSSPCRKTILVGNFWGLPVNILVFAAITVLLCGGQFQLNGRVIESPTEIIAAIPNTFFLVLGCLAFLIVTVAVNIMANFVAPAFVLSNLAPKYLNFRRAGLISATLAVLILPWNLYNSPLVIVYFLSGLGALLGPLYGVIMVDYWLIRKSQVDVLQLYSEDPNGVYYYSRGVNLRAVAAFIPAAVIAILLALLPGFASVAPFSWLFGAGIAGLLYLLIAKRRPHYADVSGESIAVDNVSH
- a CDS encoding aspartate/glutamate racemase family protein, encoding MRILVVNVNTTESITETIAQQARAVASPGTEIVGLTPYFGAESVEGNFESYLAAIAVMDRVMAYDQPFDAVIQAGYGEHGREGLQELLNVPVVDITEAAASTAMFLGHAYSVVTTLDRTVPLIEDRLKLAGLYQRCASVRASGMAVLELEEDPLAAMEAIVRQAERAIHEDKAEVICLGCGGMAGLDEQIRQRTGVPVVDGVTAAVTIAESLVRLGLSTSKIRTYATPRPKKVIGWPGQFGR